The genomic region GGGTACTGCTGCGGCTGCTGCTGCGCGTACTGCTGCTGGTTCTGGGCCTGCTGGGGGTACTGCTGCTGGTACTGCGGATCCTGCGGGTACTGCTGCGGATTCTGCTGGTACTGCTGTGGGTTCTGCTGGTACTGCGCTTGCGGATCGTTGCCATACGGCGCCTGGCCCTGCTGGGTCTGGTGCCCGGTCCACCCCTGGTCCCCGTACAGGGGATCCTCAGGGTGCCACGGTTCGGAGCCGTGGCCCCGGCCATACTCAGTCATCGGTCCCCTAGTGCCGCGAGACGAAGGCGACGGCTGTTCGAATGCCGTCTCATCGCGCGGAACGTTACCGTATCGCGATCAGACAACCACTTCGACGCACTCGCCGGGAGGATTACCCGATACCCGTTCGGTCTCAAGAGCGTTCTGGAGGATCACCACCGCAGCTGCCTGGTCGATCACCGAACGGCCCTTCTTGGCGTTCCTTCCGGAGGCCCGCAGACCCTGCGCCGCGGTGACCGTCGTCATCCGCTCATCGACCAGACGGACCGTCACCGGCTTGATGCCCTTGGCCAGTTCGTTCGCGAAGGCGCGCACCTTGGCCGCGGCCGGCCCCTCCCGCCCGCTGAGCGAGCGGGGCAGGCCGACCACGACTTCGAGGGGCTCGTACTCCTCGACGAGCTGCCGCAGCCGCCGGTGGGCGAAGGGGATGTCCCGGCCCGGAACGGTTTCCACCGGTGTGGCCAGGACCCCGTCGGGGTCGCACGAGGCGACCCCGATCCGGGCGTCCCCGACGTCGATCGCGAGGCGGCGGCCGCGGCGCAGAGTCATGGTCAGACCGTCTCGACGACGAGGCGCTCGACCGCGGCGATGGCCTCGGGGATGGCGGCCGGGTTCTGGCCGCCGCCCTGGGCGACGTCCGGCTTGCCGCCACCGCCGCCACCGAGGGTCTTGGCGGCCGTACGGACCAGGTCGCCCGCCTTGAGACCGCGCTCGCGGGCGGCCTCGTTGGTGGCGATGACCGTCAGCGGGCGCCCGCCCGCCGTGGTGAACAGGGCCACGACGGCCGGACGGTCGCCCTGGATGCGGCCGCGGACGTCGAGGACCAGCTTGCGCAGGTCGTCGGCGCCGGTGCCGTCCGGCACCGTCCCCACGACGAGGGCGACGCCGCGGATGTCCTGGGCGTTCTCGGCGAGCCCGGCGGCGGCCTGGAGGACCTTCTCCGCGCGGAACTTCTCGATCTCCTTCTCGGCGTCCTTCAGCTTGCCGAGCATGGAGGCGATCTTCTCCGGCAGCTCCTCCGGACGGCCCTTGACCAGATCCTGGAGCTGGGCGACGACCGTGTGCTCCTTGGCGAGGAAGTTGTACGCGTCCACGCCGACGAGGGCCTCGACGCGGCGCACGCCGGAGCCGATGGAGGACTCGCCGAGCAGCTTCACCAGACCCAGCTGGGCGGTGTTGCCGACGTGCGTGCCGCCGCACAGCTCCTTGGAGAAGTCGCCGATGGTGACGACGCGCACGCGCTCGCCGTACTTCTCGCCGAACTCGGCGATGGCGCCCTGCTTCTTCGCCTCGTCGATGCTCATGATCTCGGCGGTCACGTCGAGTTCGCGGGAGAGCACGTCGTTGATCTTCTGCTCGACGTCGGTGAGGACCGAGCCGGGGACGGCGTTCGGCGAACCGAAGTCGAAGCGGAAGCGGCCGGGCGAGTTCTCGGAGCCGGCCTGGGCGGCCGTCGGGCCCAGCGCGTCGCGCAGCGCCTGGTGGGTCAGGTGCGTGGCCGAGTGGGCACGGGCGATGGCCCGGCGGCGGTTGACGTCGATGGCGGCGTACGCGGAGGCGCCCACCGTCACCTCGCCGACCTGGACGGAGCCCTTGTGCACGGAGACGCCCGGGACCGGCTGCTGCACGTCGCGGACGACGATGACGGCGCCGGAGTCGAGCTTGATGCGGCCCTGGTCGGCGAGCTGGCCGCCGCCCTCGGCGTAGAACGGGGTGCGGTCGAGGACGACCTCGACGTCGTCGCCCTCGGAGGCGGCGGGCGCGGAGACGCCGTTGACCAGGAGGCCGACGATGGTGGACTCGCCCTGGTTGGTGGCGTAGCCGGTGAACTCGGTGCCGCCGGCGTTGTCGGCGATCTCCCGGTAGGCCGACATGTCCGCGTGGCCGGTCTTCTTGGCCTTGGCGTCGGCCTTGGCCCGGTCGCGCTGCTCCTGCATCAGGCGGCGGAAGCCGGGCTCGTCCACGGAGAGGCCCTGTTCGGCGGCCATCTCCAGGGTGAGGTCGATCGGGAAGCCCCAGGTGTCGTGGAGCAGGAACGCCTTGTCGCCGGAGAGGACCGTGCCGCCGGCGGCCTTGGTCTCGGTCACGGCGGTGTCGAGGATGTTCGTGCCGCCCTTGACGGCCTTCAGGAAGGCGGCCTCTTCGGCGAGCGCGACGGTCTCGATGCGCTTGCGGTCGGTGACGAGCTCCGGGTACTGCTGGCCCATCGTGTCGATCACGACGTCCACGAGGTCCTGGACGACCGGACCGGTGGCGCCCATGAGGCGCATGTTGCGGATGGCGCGGCGCATGATGCGGCGCAGCACGTAGCCGCGGCCCTCGTTGCCGGGGGTGACGCCGTCGCCGATGAGCATGACGGAGGTGCGGATGTGGTCGGCGACCACGCGCATGGACACGTCGGTGTCCTTGGCCGCGCCGTACCGCACGCCGGTCAGCTCGGTGGCCTTGTCCATGACCACGCGCAGGGTGTCGGTCTCGTACATGTTCTGCACGCCCTGCAGGATCATGGCGAGACGCTCGAGACCCAGACCGGTGTCGATGTTCTTCGACGGCAGGTCGCCGAGGATCGGGAAGTCTTCCTTCCCGTCGCCGGCTCCGCGCTCGTACTGCATGAAGACCAGGTTCCAGATCTCCACGTAGCGCTCGTCGTTGACGGCCGGGCCGCCCTCGACGCCGAACTCGGGGCCGCGGTCGTAGTTGATCTCGGAGCACGGGCCGCAGGGGCCCGGGACGCCCATGGACCAGAAGTTGTCCTTCTTGCCCAGGCGCTGGATGCGCTCGGCGGGCACGCCGATCTTCTCGCGCCAGATCTGCTCGGCCTCGTCGTCGTCGAGGTAGACGGTGATCCAGAGCTTCTCCGGCTCAAGGCCGTAGCCGCCGTCCGCCACGGAGCTGGTGAGCAGCTCCCAGGCGTACTTGATGGCGCCTTCCTTGAAGTAGTCGCCGAAGGAGAAGTTGCCGCACATCTGGAAGAACGTGCCGTGGCGGGTGGTCTTGCCGACCTCTTCGATGTCCGGCGTACGGACGCACTTCTGCACGCTGGTGGCACGGGGGGCCGGGGGCTTGGTCTCGCCGAGGAAGTACGGCTTGAAGGGGACCATGCCCGCGTTGACCAGCAGCAGAGTCGGGTCGTCCGCGATGAGCGACGCCGAAGGGACAACGGCGTGACCGCGCTCCTCGAAGAAGCTCAGCCAGCGGCGGCGGATTTCAGCCGACTCCATCAGTGGTCCTCATTCCGGTTGTACGAATGCTTCGGTCGGTGGTTGGTCTTGTCATTGTCGATGGCGCGCAGCCGCCGCTGCCCCGGGAGGGCGGTGACGTTGCCGGTCAGGGCCGGGCGGTCGGCGTCCTGGGTCAGCCCCAGTGCATCGTTCAGCTCGTCCTCGCGCTGCGTCATTCCCGCCTTGACGTCGAGGGCGAAGTCCTTGAGGCGGTGGCCCGCCTCCAGCGCCTTGTCGGCGGCCTGGGCGGCAAGGCTCTCCGGCGTCAGCTTCTTCAGCTGGCGGTTGACCTTGGTGGTGGCCCACACGCCGGCGGCGGCGCCTGCGGTGAACCAGAAGGCTCGGCGGAACATCGGCGGTCTCAGCCCTTCTGCTTCCGGCGCCGGGCCGTCGGCACGGTACGGCCGACGATCACGGTACGCCGGGTGGTCTTCTGCGGTACCTCGTCCGTCCGGCCGAGCGCCTTGCGGACGCCGTAGCCGAAGGCCGCGACCTTGACCAGCGGCCCGCCGAAGGTGGAGGCCACGGTGGAGGACAGCGCGGAGGCGTTGGAGGTGACCTCCTGGACGTCGCTCGCGATCGCGTCGACCCGGTCGAGCTGGGTGCGCGCGGAGCGGACGGTGGTGGAGGCGTCGGCCAGCAGCGGGACGGCCTGGTCGGTCACGTCGGCCACCAGCTTGGTGGTCGCCTTGAGCACCTGCGCCAGCCTCACCAGCACCACGGCCAGGAAGGAGACCAGGATGGCCCAGAAGACGGCCACGAGGATCCCGGCCACCTCTCCACCGGACACGTCACACCGCTCTCTGTCTGTACTTGGAGTCTGCACTTGAACTGCGACAAGGTTCGCCTCCGACCCTATCGCGCCGGAGATCCCCGGCCGTACCGGAATTCCGGGTCCGCACGGGATCGCCTCGTACGCAGAGCTTGCGGACCAGTACTCTCCGTGTCCCGTGCGACAGACGACGTGCGGCAATCTTCCCTCGGATCCGGGCGGGTTCGTCGGCCGGGGTGCCGAACTGGCCGGGCCGGGGCGGCTCCTGGAGACCTCGCGGCTGGTCACGGTGACCGGCGTGGGCGGGGTGGGCACGTCGCGGCTGGCGCTCATGGCGGCCCGGGCGGCGGTGCTCCGGGGCGCGGCGGAGCAGACGTGGGCGGGGGCGCCGCGGAACGCGGAAAGCCCGCCGCCCCCCGGAGGGGACGGCGGGCTTCCACCAGCCTGTGAGGCCTACGCCTGCATCAGCGGGCGTAGTACTCGACGACGAGCTGCTCGTCGCAGATGACCGGGATTTCCTTGCGGTTCGGGTCACGGTCCAGGCGGAAGGCCAGGGCCTTCAGGTTGACCTGCAGGTAGCGCGGGGTCTCGCCCTCGCCTGCGTAGCCACCCTCACGGGCAACCTGGAACGGAACCTTCTCGCGGCTGCGCTCGCGCACGGTGATGACGTCGTCCGGGCGGACACGGAACGACGGCTTGTCGACCTTGGCGCCGTTGACCTCGATGTGGCCGTGAACGACCATCTGGCGGGCCTGGTAGATGGTGCGGGCGATGCCCGAACGCAGAACCAGGGCGTCGAGACGACGCTCGAGCTCGACGACAAGCGCCTCGCCCGTCTTGCCTTCGGCCTTCTTGGCGCGGTCGTACGCGCGGGCCATCTGACGCTCAGAGATGTCGTACTGAGCGCGCAGACGCTGCTTCTCCAGCAGACGGACCTTGTAGTCCGAGTTCTGCTTGCGGCCACGGCCGTGCTCGCCCGGCGGGTAGGGGCGGGCCTCGAAGTACTTGACGGCCTTCGGGGTCAGCGCAATGCCGAGGGCACGCGACTTCTTGACCTTGGGTCGCTTCTGGTTCACGGGGAACCTACCTCCATGTAAGTTAGGTGAGGCTTACCTTAGCGAGGAGGACGTAATGTCTCGACCACATGGGATCCCCCTGCCCAGTGCGCGCCGCAGTTCGGATTCCAACGAAACGGAATCCGCTTGCGCCGACGATAAGCAAGGTCAGCCGCGTCCCAGGGAAGGCGTTCGGCAGCTCACCGGAGCCGAACGCGTACGAACCCTCGTAGAGTCCAACGCCTCAGTATCCCTCACGCTCCCCGGTGCTTGTGACCAGGACGAGCTCGGGACAGGGGCGCCGGCCGCACGGACCGTCACCCCGGACGGGGACGTGATTCTCCTTGTTTCCGGGGAATCCGCGGCTGCCAGGGCAGCCGCTCACGCCCAGGACGACGACCTCACCGCCGTGATCGAGATCACGGATGTGGCGCCGGTGTCCGTGCAGCATCGTATCCGAGGCCGCGCCTGGCTGGCCGGGTGGCTGACCCCGGTGCGCGGCGACGACCGCGCGGCCTGCGCGGCGCTGCTCGCGGAGCGCCATCCGGTGGGTGAGCTGCTGGGACTGGCCGAGGCCCGCTGGAGGCTGCTCCGCCTGGAGGTCGGCGAGATCTCGGTGGACGACCTGTGGGGCGCCGAGCACGTGGACCCGGAGGACCTGGCCGCGGCGGAGCCGGACCCGATGGTCGCCCACGAGGCGGAACTCCTCCAGCACCTGCACTCCGCCCACGGCGACCGGATCGGCGAACTGTGCGGGCTGCTGGGTCCGCGGGAGGCGCGGGAGATGGCGGCCGTCCCGCTCTCCCTGGACCGCCTGGGCCTGCGCGTGCGCTTCACGGGCGGCGCGGCCGGCTCCTTCGACGCCCGTTTCGACTTCCCCGAGCCGGTCGCGGACATCTGCGACCTGCGCCGTGCGATGCACACCCTGTTCACGGCGGCGGGCCACTAGGGCCCGTCGCCGCCCCGCCGGCACGCTCACGCGCCGCGCAGCCGCTCCCGGACCTTCTCCACGACGTCCGCGTAGCGGGCCTCCGCTCCGTACCGCGTCGGCTCGTAGTACCGCTTCCCGTGGATCTCGTCGGGCGCGTACTGCTGGGCCGCGATGGCCCCCGGCACGTCGTGCGGGTACACGTACCCCTGCGCGTGCCCCAGCTTGGCCGCGCCCTTGTAGTGCCCGTCCCGCAGGTGCGGCGGGACCGAGCCCGCCAGCCCGGCCCGGACGTCGGCCAGCGCCGCGCCGATCGCGGTCGTGGCGGTGTTCGACTTCGGGGCCAGCGCCAGCGCGATCGTGGCGTGCGAAAGGGTCAGCGCGGCCTCCGGGAAGCCGATCATCGCCACCGCCTGGGCCGCGGCGACCGCGAGCGGCAGGGCCGTCGGGTCCGCCAGGCCGATGTCCTCGCTCGCCGAGATCATCAGGCGCCGCGCGATGAACCGGGGGTCCTCCCCCGCGTCGATCATCCGGGCCAGATAGTGCAGCGCCGCGTCCACGTCCGAGCCGCGGATCGACTTGATCAGCGCGCTCGCCACGTCGTAGTGCTGGTCGCCGTCCCGGTCGTACCGGACGGCGGCCCGGTCGACCGCCTCCTCCACCGTCTGGAGGGTGATCTCGTCCTCGCCCTTGGCGATGGCCGACCCGGCCCCCGCCTCCAGCGCCGTCAGCGCCCGCCGGGCGTCGCCCCCGGCGATCCGCAGCAGGTGCGCCTCGGCGTCCGCCGGCAGGGTCACCGCCCCGCCGAGCCCCCGCTCCTCCTCCAGCGCCCTGCGCATCAGCGCGCTCAGGTCGCCGTCCGTCAGCGGCTCCAGCGTCAGCAGCAGCGAGCGCGAGAGCAGCGGGGAGATGATCGAGAAGTACGGGTTCTCCGTGGTCGCGGCGATCAGCGTCACCCAGCGGTTCTCGACGGCCGGGAGCAGCGAGTCCTGCTGCGCCTTGCTGAAGCGGTGGATCTCGTCGAGGAAGAGGACGGTGTCCTTGCCGTAGCCGCCGGCGGCGCGTTTCGCGCCCTCGATGACCGCCCGTACCTCTTTGACTCCCGCCGTGATGGCGGACAGCTCCACGAACCGCTTCCGGGTGGCCTGGCTCACCACGTACGCCAGCGTGGTCTTCCCGATGCCCGGCGGGCCCCAGAGGATCACCGAGGAGGCTCCGGCCGGACCGCCCGCGCCCTCCCCGACCAGCCGCCGCAGCGGTGATCCGGGCTTCAGCAGGTGCTGCTGGCCGACGACCTCGTCCAGGGTGCGCGGGCGCATCCGGACGGCGAGCGGAGAGCTCGCGGGATCCTTCTCCTGGCGGTCTTCGGCGGCGGCGGTGAACAGGTCTGGTTCCACACCGAAAGCCTATGCGAGCCCACCGACAGTCCTTACGAGGTCCAGAAGTCCCACCAGCGCGTCAGGATCAGCATGCCGATGATCCCGATGTGCAGCACCGGGAGCACCCAGGTGAACTCGTCGAAGAAGCTCTTCAGCCAGCCCGGCGCGGGCAGCAGCCCCTGGCGCACGTTGTGCGAGGTGACGTACCAGAACATCACGATCGTGGCGACCCAGGCCAGGCAGCACCACAGGCAGAGCGAGTTGATGTTGTACAGCGACTGGTACATCAGCCAGGCGCAGAAGACGACGCCGAAGAGGGTGCCCGCGTTGAAGGTCAGCCAGTACCAGCGGCTGAACCGCGCCCCGGCCAGCATGCTCATGCCGACGCAGATCACGATGCCGTAGGCGACCAGACCGAGCATCGGGTTCGGGAAGCCGAAGACGGCCGCCTGCTCGCTCTTCATGATGTTGCCGCAGGAGACGATCGGGTTCAGGCTGCAGCCCGGCGTGAAGTTCGGGTCCTCCAGCAGCTTGAACTTGTCGATCGTGATCACCCAGGCGGCGAGCAGGCCCGCGGCGCCCGTGATCACCAGCAGCCAGGCCAGCGCCCGGCTCCCCCCGAAGGTGGTCCTCGGGGCGGTGTCCGCGTCCGTAGGTCGTGTCGTCATACCGCCCACTCCACATCTGCAAGGTCGACAAGCACCGGCCATTGTGCCGTACGTGACTGTGTGTCCACCGTTCGACGGACATAAGTACGTACGCGAGGGGGGACCGGCGGCGCGGATTCCGGCGGAGCATTCGAGGCATGACACAGAACGCGGTGGAAGTACGGGGGCTTCGCAAGCAGTACGGCGAGGTCGCCGCGGTCGACGGACTGGACCTGACGATCCGCCCGGGCGAGGTCTTCGGCCTCCTCGGGCCCAACGGAGCGGGCAAGAGCACCACGGTGGAGATACTCCAGGGCCACCGTGAGCGGGACGGCGGTGAGGTCCGCGTCCTGGGCGCGGACCCGGCGACGGCCGGACGGGCCTGGCGCTCACGCGTCGGGATCGTCTGGCAGGACGAGTCGGCGCCCGCCGAACTGACGGTACGGGAGACGGTCGAGCACTTCGCCCGTTACTACCCGGCCCCGCGCGACCCGGCGGAGGTCATCGCGCTGGTCGGCCTGGAACACAAGCGCGACCAGCGGGTGAAGGGCCTCTCCGGCGGCCAGCGGCGCCGCCTCGACGTGGCGCTCGGGGTCATCGGCGGTCCGGAACTCCTCCTGCTCGACGAGCCGACCACCGGCTTCGACCCGGCTGCCCGCCGCCAGTTCTGGGACCTGATCCGGCTGCTGGCCGACGGGGGCACGACCATCGTGCTCACCACGCACTACTTGGAGGAGGCCGAGGCCCTCGCCGACCGCCTCGCGATCGTGGCACGCGGCCGGATCGTCGCCGAGGGCGAACCGGCCGGTCTGCGCGCCCGGTTCGGCACCGGCGCCACCGTCGAGTGGACCGACCCCGACGGCACCCCGCGCGAGATCCGGACCGAGACCCCCACCCGTACCGCCCGGGAGCTGATGGTCCGCTTCGACGGCGAGATCCCGGGCCTGAAGATCACCCGCCCCACCCTGGAGGACGTGTACCTGCGCCTCACGGGCCAGCTCACCCAGCCCGAGCCGCAGCCGGAGGAAGCACGATGACCACCAACGCCACCGACACCGACACCGACACCGACACCGACACCACTGTCACGCGGGCGGCGAAGGCCCTGCCCGGAGCCTGGGCCCTCGGACTGAGCCGCGGCGCGCTGGAGATCAAGCAGTTCGTCCGCCAGCGCGACGCGGTGATCTTCACCTTCGCCTTCCCCGTCGTCTTCCTCGCCCTCTTCGCCTCGATCTTCGGAGAAGCCGTCGAGGGCACCGGGATCACCGCCTCCCAGCTCTACGCGGCGGGCATGGTCGCGGCGGGCATCATGTCCACCAGCTTCCAGTCGCTCGGCATCTCCATCGCCGTCGAACGGGACGAGAAGGTGCTGCGCCGTCTGCGCGGCACCCCGATGCCCCCCGCCGCCTACTTCCTCGGCAAGGTCTGGATGGTGCTCGTCACCGGACTCGCCGAGACCGCGGTCCTGCTCCTCGTCGGCTCCACCCTCTTCGGCCTGGACCTGCCGTCCTCCGCCTCCAAGTGGCTCACCTTCGCGTGGATCTTCGCGCTCGGCCTGACGGGCTGCGCCCTGCTCGGCATCGCCATCAGCAGCCTGCCCAAGTCCGGCAAGAGCGCCAGTTCCGTGGTCGTCCTGCCCTTCCTGATCCTCCAGTTCATCTCGGGTGTGTTCATCCCGGTCCACCAGATCCCCGACTGGCTGCTGAACATCGGGGCGCTGTTCCCGCTCAAGTGGATGTGCCAGGGTCTGCGCGGGGTGTTCCTGCCCGAGTCCGCCGCCGTCCTCGAACAGGCCGGCGGCTGGGAGTACGGGAAGACGGCGCTCGTGCTGGGGGCCTGGGTTGCCGGAGGATTGGTGCTGTGTCTGCTGACCTTCAAGTGGAAGAGCCGGCGCGACGGTTGAGCGGCTTCGTGAAGACGGCCGGAGCGCGCGAGTCCCACGTGTGGGACCGTGCGTTCCTGCCGTGGGACCTGTATGTCGGGGTCGTGTGGCTGGCGACCGTGGCCCTCGTACTCGGCGCCGAATTCCCTTCACTGCCCTACCGGATCCCCGCTGTCGCCCTGCTCGCCCTGCTGATCCCCTGGTACGCGTGGGCCGGGCGGCCGCTGCTCCTGCTGGAGCCGAATGCCGAACCCCGCCGCGCCGCCCGCTACCTGGGCGTGACCCTCGTTCTCTTCCTGCTGGCCGCGTCACTGGTCGGCGAGACCCGGCTGATCACCTTCGCGCTCGCCCCGCACTTCTTCATGCTGGTGCCTCTTCGCCGGGCGGTCGCCGCGATGGCGGTGCTGTCCCTGGCGCCGGTGGCCGGTTGGGCGCTGCTGTGGCGGCCCGACGGGCATCAGCTCTTCCTCGGGGCCGTGGCCGCCGTGACCACCTTCGCCTTTTCCGCCTTCCTCGGCGCCTGGACCACCCGGATCATCCAGCAGAGCGTGAACCGGGCCGGGCTGATCGCCGAACTCGACGCCAGCCGCGAGGAGGTGGCCCGGCTCTCCGCCGAACGCGGCGCCCTCGCCGAAAGGGAACGCATGTCCCGCGAGATCCACGACACCCTCGCGCAGGGCTTCACCAGCCTGCTGATGCTGGTGCAGGCGGTGCAGTCCGAGCTGGACACGGATCCGGCCGAGGCCCACCGCCACCTGGAGCTGATGGCGGTGACC from Streptomyces sp. NBC_00190 harbors:
- the ruvX gene encoding Holliday junction resolvase RuvX yields the protein MTLRRGRRLAIDVGDARIGVASCDPDGVLATPVETVPGRDIPFAHRRLRQLVEEYEPLEVVVGLPRSLSGREGPAAAKVRAFANELAKGIKPVTVRLVDERMTTVTAAQGLRASGRNAKKGRSVIDQAAAVVILQNALETERVSGNPPGECVEVVV
- the alaS gene encoding alanine--tRNA ligase, whose product is MESAEIRRRWLSFFEERGHAVVPSASLIADDPTLLLVNAGMVPFKPYFLGETKPPAPRATSVQKCVRTPDIEEVGKTTRHGTFFQMCGNFSFGDYFKEGAIKYAWELLTSSVADGGYGLEPEKLWITVYLDDDEAEQIWREKIGVPAERIQRLGKKDNFWSMGVPGPCGPCSEINYDRGPEFGVEGGPAVNDERYVEIWNLVFMQYERGAGDGKEDFPILGDLPSKNIDTGLGLERLAMILQGVQNMYETDTLRVVMDKATELTGVRYGAAKDTDVSMRVVADHIRTSVMLIGDGVTPGNEGRGYVLRRIMRRAIRNMRLMGATGPVVQDLVDVVIDTMGQQYPELVTDRKRIETVALAEEAAFLKAVKGGTNILDTAVTETKAAGGTVLSGDKAFLLHDTWGFPIDLTLEMAAEQGLSVDEPGFRRLMQEQRDRAKADAKAKKTGHADMSAYREIADNAGGTEFTGYATNQGESTIVGLLVNGVSAPAASEGDDVEVVLDRTPFYAEGGGQLADQGRIKLDSGAVIVVRDVQQPVPGVSVHKGSVQVGEVTVGASAYAAIDVNRRRAIARAHSATHLTHQALRDALGPTAAQAGSENSPGRFRFDFGSPNAVPGSVLTDVEQKINDVLSRELDVTAEIMSIDEAKKQGAIAEFGEKYGERVRVVTIGDFSKELCGGTHVGNTAQLGLVKLLGESSIGSGVRRVEALVGVDAYNFLAKEHTVVAQLQDLVKGRPEELPEKIASMLGKLKDAEKEIEKFRAEKVLQAAAGLAENAQDIRGVALVVGTVPDGTGADDLRKLVLDVRGRIQGDRPAVVALFTTAGGRPLTVIATNEAARERGLKAGDLVRTAAKTLGGGGGGKPDVAQGGGQNPAAIPEAIAAVERLVVETV
- a CDS encoding DUF6167 family protein, yielding MFRRAFWFTAGAAAGVWATTKVNRQLKKLTPESLAAQAADKALEAGHRLKDFALDVKAGMTQREDELNDALGLTQDADRPALTGNVTALPGQRRLRAIDNDKTNHRPKHSYNRNEDH
- a CDS encoding DUF948 domain-containing protein, with protein sequence MSGGEVAGILVAVFWAILVSFLAVVLVRLAQVLKATTKLVADVTDQAVPLLADASTTVRSARTQLDRVDAIASDVQEVTSNASALSSTVASTFGGPLVKVAAFGYGVRKALGRTDEVPQKTTRRTVIVGRTVPTARRRKQKG
- the rpsD gene encoding 30S ribosomal protein S4; protein product: MNQKRPKVKKSRALGIALTPKAVKYFEARPYPPGEHGRGRKQNSDYKVRLLEKQRLRAQYDISERQMARAYDRAKKAEGKTGEALVVELERRLDALVLRSGIARTIYQARQMVVHGHIEVNGAKVDKPSFRVRPDDVITVRERSREKVPFQVAREGGYAGEGETPRYLQVNLKALAFRLDRDPNRKEIPVICDEQLVVEYYAR
- a CDS encoding DUF2470 domain-containing protein gives rise to the protein MILLVSGESAAARAAAHAQDDDLTAVIEITDVAPVSVQHRIRGRAWLAGWLTPVRGDDRAACAALLAERHPVGELLGLAEARWRLLRLEVGEISVDDLWGAEHVDPEDLAAAEPDPMVAHEAELLQHLHSAHGDRIGELCGLLGPREAREMAAVPLSLDRLGLRVRFTGGAAGSFDARFDFPEPVADICDLRRAMHTLFTAAGH
- a CDS encoding replication-associated recombination protein A; this encodes MEPDLFTAAAEDRQEKDPASSPLAVRMRPRTLDEVVGQQHLLKPGSPLRRLVGEGAGGPAGASSVILWGPPGIGKTTLAYVVSQATRKRFVELSAITAGVKEVRAVIEGAKRAAGGYGKDTVLFLDEIHRFSKAQQDSLLPAVENRWVTLIAATTENPYFSIISPLLSRSLLLTLEPLTDGDLSALMRRALEEERGLGGAVTLPADAEAHLLRIAGGDARRALTALEAGAGSAIAKGEDEITLQTVEEAVDRAAVRYDRDGDQHYDVASALIKSIRGSDVDAALHYLARMIDAGEDPRFIARRLMISASEDIGLADPTALPLAVAAAQAVAMIGFPEAALTLSHATIALALAPKSNTATTAIGAALADVRAGLAGSVPPHLRDGHYKGAAKLGHAQGYVYPHDVPGAIAAQQYAPDEIHGKRYYEPTRYGAEARYADVVEKVRERLRGA
- a CDS encoding vitamin K epoxide reductase family protein, with protein sequence MTTRPTDADTAPRTTFGGSRALAWLLVITGAAGLLAAWVITIDKFKLLEDPNFTPGCSLNPIVSCGNIMKSEQAAVFGFPNPMLGLVAYGIVICVGMSMLAGARFSRWYWLTFNAGTLFGVVFCAWLMYQSLYNINSLCLWCCLAWVATIVMFWYVTSHNVRQGLLPAPGWLKSFFDEFTWVLPVLHIGIIGMLILTRWWDFWTS
- a CDS encoding ABC transporter permease, whose translation is MTTNATDTDTDTDTDTTVTRAAKALPGAWALGLSRGALEIKQFVRQRDAVIFTFAFPVVFLALFASIFGEAVEGTGITASQLYAAGMVAAGIMSTSFQSLGISIAVERDEKVLRRLRGTPMPPAAYFLGKVWMVLVTGLAETAVLLLVGSTLFGLDLPSSASKWLTFAWIFALGLTGCALLGIAISSLPKSGKSASSVVVLPFLILQFISGVFIPVHQIPDWLLNIGALFPLKWMCQGLRGVFLPESAAVLEQAGGWEYGKTALVLGAWVAGGLVLCLLTFKWKSRRDG
- a CDS encoding sensor histidine kinase — its product is MSGFVKTAGARESHVWDRAFLPWDLYVGVVWLATVALVLGAEFPSLPYRIPAVALLALLIPWYAWAGRPLLLLEPNAEPRRAARYLGVTLVLFLLAASLVGETRLITFALAPHFFMLVPLRRAVAAMAVLSLAPVAGWALLWRPDGHQLFLGAVAAVTTFAFSAFLGAWTTRIIQQSVNRAGLIAELDASREEVARLSAERGALAERERMSREIHDTLAQGFTSLLMLVQAVQSELDTDPAEAHRHLELMAVTARQNLAEARALVSGGAPADLDAGSLPDAVRRLAARHDPPAAVTVTGDVRPLPPALEVVALRTCQESLANAAKHAGPRAAAALSLAYGEAELTVSVRDSGRGFDPAAPSPGYGLRGLRARAAEAGGTASVDSAVSGGTTVTVTLPIR